In Takifugu flavidus isolate HTHZ2018 chromosome 13, ASM371156v2, whole genome shotgun sequence, the following are encoded in one genomic region:
- the rpl27a gene encoding 60S ribosomal protein L27a, with amino-acid sequence MPTKTSKTRKLRGHVSHGHGRVGKHRKHPGGRGNAGGMHHHRINFDKYHPGYFGKVGMRHYHLKRNTTHCPTINLDKLWTLVSEQTRVNYGKKPDGPAPIINAVRAGYYKVLGKGKLPKQPVIVKAKFFSRRAEEKIKAVGGACVLMA; translated from the exons ATg CCCACCAAGACGTCCAAGACCAGGAAGCTCCGAGGACATGTGAGCCACGGACACGGTCGCGTTG GCAAACACAGGAAGCATCCCGGAGGTCGCGGTAACGCCGGCGGCATGCACCACCACAGGATCAACTTCGATAAGTA CCATCCAGGATACTTTGGTAAGGTGGGTATGAGACACTACCACCTGAAGAGGAACACAACTCACTGCCCCACCATCAACCTGGACAAACTCTGGACGTTGGTGAGTGAGCAGACCAGAGTCAACTATGGGAAGAAGCCGGACGGTCCTGCCCCCATCATCAACGCCGTGCGCGCT GGTTACTACAAAGTTCTGGGTAAAGGGAAACTGCCCAAGCAGCCCGTGATCGTCAAGGCCAAGTTCTTCAGCCGACGGGCCGAGGAGAAGATCAAGGCTGTTGGAGGAGCCTGCGTGCTGATGGCATAG
- the akip1 gene encoding A-kinase-interacting protein 1, translated as MASLTWLDSSLRRSASLGQEVLERATRRAVDWNNVGVALASSTPGGADWTKGVSMKTHARLGVFAAVAGSMAQVTSQCERFYESGCCSEPSDTDRRHLSRFHPAPVSGKITPATAPGNKNGLSPDEDFDIRVPPGTYAVTAGVADSEQQTLLVNLKAGESFKLTFNF; from the exons ATGGCCAGTCTCACCTGGCTCGACTCGTCTTTGCGGCGCTCCGCCAGCCTGGGTCAGGAGGTCCTGGAGCGGGCTACCAGGAGGGCGGTGGACTGGAACAACGTGGGGGTGGCGCTGGCCTCCAGtacaccagggggcgctgactGGACCAAAGGCGTTTCTATG AAAACACACGCTAGGTTGGGCGTCTTTGCAGCTGTGGCGGGCTCCATGGCTCAGGTGACCAGTCAGTGTGAG AGGTTCTACGAGTCGGGCTGTTGCTCTGAGCCCAGCGACACAGACAGGCGGCACCTGTCCAGGTTCCACCCGGCTCCCGTTTCTGGGAAAATCACACCTGCAACAGCTCCAGGCAACAAA AACGGTCTGTCTCCAGACGAAGACTTCGACATCAGGGTTCCACCAGGAACGTACGCCGTCACTGCTGGCGTGGCGGATTCAGAGCAGCAAACTCTGCTGGTCAACCTCAAGGCCGGAGAGAGTTTTAAACTCACCTTCAATTTCTGA